DNA from Fusobacterium perfoetens:
AACCTAGAAGTTAAGCCTGTAAACGCTGAAAGTACTTAGGGGGCAGCCCTTTGGGAGGATAGGAACTTGCCAATCTTTTACTAAATCTTGAAACAGTTTTTCCGACAGGATTAAACAAAAGTTTCGAGACAGGTGCTTCTTTAGCTCAGTCGGTAGAGCACACGACTGTTAATCGTGTTGTCGTTGGTTCAAGTCCAACAAGAAGCGCCATTTTTTATTTTTTGGAAAAAATATTTTAATATAAAAAGCAGTTGTATTCAGAAGTATAAAATTTATTTTTATAAATTCTGCAGCTGCTTTTTTATTTTATTAATTTATTAAAATACCTAAAAAATAAAGTCTCTACATATGAAAATATGCTATAATATTATTTGAAATATTGAGAGCGGGGAAATAATGATAATATGAAAATTGAGAATAAAAGTATTTATCATCAGCACAATGAAATAGATGAAAATATCCAAAAAAAAGCTGAAGGCATAAGAATAAGAAGAAGAAACAGAAGTATTCTTTTAATTATGGCAATACTTATTATTTTAAGTATTCTTAATATGTTAAGTGTAGGATTTTATAAAGAAGATTTATTTAGTGTAAAAAAGCATATACTTATAATGGGAGTTGCTTTAGGAACAGCACTTGTTCCTGCTGTTATGAGTTATCAAGTATATAAAAAACCTTTTATGAAAGGAATGCTTTTTTTATTATCAATAGGTATACTTATTTTTATTATAATAGGACCTAAAAGTATTGTAAAAACAGTTAATGGTGCAAGTGGTTGGATAAACCTTGGAATTACTACTGTACAGCCAGCTGAAATACTGAAAATTCCTTTTATAATTCTTCTTGCAAATGTTTTGGCAAAGGGTGAAGAAAAGAATCTCCCAGCAAAAACTGTAGTATTTAATTCAGCATTAATTTTTGGAATATTTGCTATATTAATATGCCGTCAAAATGACCTTGGAACAGTTATTCATTATGGAGCAATTTATATTTTTATGCTTTTTCTAACTAGAATAGATAAGAAAATAATAACAGGAACAGTTGCTATTGGTGGAATTTTGGCTGCAGCAGGAAGTTATTTTATAGTTAACTATGGAGATAAAATAGATGGTGGCTATAAAGTAGAAAGAATTAAAATATTTTTAGAAGGGCTTATAACAGATAAATATATAGGAAATGCAGATATAGGATATCAAGTTGGACAATCACTTCTTGCTTTTGGGAATGGAGGACTTTTAGGAAGATCTTATGGAAATGGAGTACAGAAATATAATTATCTTCCTGAAATACATACAGACTTTATAATGGCATTATTTGGTGAAGAAATGGGATTTATAGGAGTAATTTTAGTTATAGTATTATTTTTTACTCTTTATAATCTCATTGTTGAAACAGGAATAAGCTGCAAAAATAGTTTTGGTCGTTATCTTGCTCTTGGTGTAGGAGGATATATAATAAGTCAGTTTTTAATAAATATATTTGTAGCTTTAGGTCTTCTTCCTGTGTTTGGTATTCCAATGCCTGTATTTAGCTATGGAGGAAGTTCTCTTATAACTATATTTGCAGGAATAGGAATAGTTATTAATATAAATAAG
Protein-coding regions in this window:
- a CDS encoding FtsW/RodA/SpoVE family cell cycle protein is translated as MKIENKSIYHQHNEIDENIQKKAEGIRIRRRNRSILLIMAILIILSILNMLSVGFYKEDLFSVKKHILIMGVALGTALVPAVMSYQVYKKPFMKGMLFLLSIGILIFIIIGPKSIVKTVNGASGWINLGITTVQPAEILKIPFIILLANVLAKGEEKNLPAKTVVFNSALIFGIFAILICRQNDLGTVIHYGAIYIFMLFLTRIDKKIITGTVAIGGILAAAGSYFIVNYGDKIDGGYKVERIKIFLEGLITDKYIGNADIGYQVGQSLLAFGNGGLLGRSYGNGVQKYNYLPEIHTDFIMALFGEEMGFIGVILVIVLFFTLYNLIVETGISCKNSFGRYLALGVGGYIISQFLINIFVALGLLPVFGIPMPVFSYGGSSLITIFAGIGIVININKSMFDKKQNKMYN